A single window of Nicotiana tomentosiformis chromosome 1, ASM39032v3, whole genome shotgun sequence DNA harbors:
- the LOC138904533 gene encoding uncharacterized protein, which produces MDPLKYIFKKPMPTGKLAKWQILLSEFDFIYVTQKPVKGKALADHLAENPVDREYEPLKTYFPDEEVSFVGEDITEAYDSWRMFFDIATNFKGVGIGAVLVSKIGQHYPVSAKLRVPESIITDNAANLNSDLVKGICETFRIKHQNSTAYRTQMNGAVEAANKNIKKILRKMVDNYRQWHEKLPFALLG; this is translated from the exons atggatccactaaaatacatctttaagaaacccatgcctacgggtaagttagcaaagtggcagatattgctaagtgagttcgacttcatctatgtaactcagaagccAGTCAAGGGGAAAGCATTAGCCGATCACTTGGCGGAGAATCCCGTAGAtagagaatacgaaccactgaagacgtattttcccgatgaggagGTGTCATTTGTAGGTGAAGATATTACCGAAGCATACGAtagttggaggatgttcttcgacaTAGCAACAAACTTCAAGGGAGTGGGCATTGGAGCTGTCTTAGTATCAAAAATCGGTCAACATTacccggtatccgcaaaactcag AGTgcctgagtcaatcattactgacaatgccgccaatctcaacagtgacctgGTGAAAGGTATATGTGAAACATTCAGGATCAAGCATCAAAATTCTACAGCATACAGgacgcaaatgaatggagccgtagaagccgccaacaagaacatcaagaagatattaaggaaaatGGTGGACAACTATAGGCAATGGCACGAAAAGCTACCATTTGCTTTGCTCGGATAG
- the LOC138904537 gene encoding uncharacterized protein, with protein MAYFGESLTGIASEWYMDQEITHWPVWDDLARDFVCQFQYNVDIAPDRNSLSNLKKKTAKSFREYAVKWREQAARVKPPMDEAEMVTVFLQAQEADYFQNMMSAMGERFAEAIKIREMVDNGLKMGRILSHGAFKATSQAIPNGSEGLINRNMREKGAMIASSSRGSAGHSTNHMCRQEPHNIITIIMMLHTAWQCLTMQ; from the coding sequence ATGGCCTATTTTGGAGAAAGTCTCACCGGAATTGCTTCAGAGTGGTACATGGACCAAGAAATTACCCATTGGCCTGTGTGGGACGATTTGGCCCGAGATTTTGTCTGCCAGTTCCAGTATAATGTGGACATCGCTCCCGACAGaaactctttgtccaatttgaaaaagaaaaccgCAAAAAGTTTTCGTGAATATGCCGTCAAATGGCGCGAGCAAGCCGccagggtaaagcctccaatggacgaagcagaaatggttacggtcttcctacaggcccaagaggcagactacttccagaacatgatgtccgctatgGGTGAGCGGTTcgctgaggctatcaaaattaGGGAGATGGTTGATAATGGTTTAAAAATgggccgaatcttgagtcatggtgcctttaaggccacatcacaagCCATTCCGAATGGTTCAGAGGGTTTGATAAACAGAAACATGAGAGAAAAGGGAGCCATGATAGCTTCAAGCTCAAGGGGGTCTgcaggtcattcaaccaatcatatgtGCCGCCAAGAACCCCACAATATTATTACCATCATCATGATGCTGCATACGGCGTGGCAATGCCTCACTATGCAGTGA